One part of the Phoenix dactylifera cultivar Barhee BC4 chromosome 4, palm_55x_up_171113_PBpolish2nd_filt_p, whole genome shotgun sequence genome encodes these proteins:
- the LOC103713969 gene encoding TIR-only protein-like translates to MAVTSSALSRRFNARVVSCFRGRKQAPAVPVPAAAAAQRTVKPKKATSRCDVFINHRGADTKRTVAGLLYDRLVQLNLRPFLDSRTMEPGDKLYDCINSAILDCKVGIAIFSPRYCESFFCLHELAMLVESGKKLIPIFCDVKPSDILVADVGSHPPEKIELFRKALEEAKYTVGITFDSQNGNWSDLVSRTAEIVEKSIKEARGH, encoded by the exons ATGGCAGTCACATCCTCCGCTCTCTCTCGGCGCTTCAACGCCAGGGTCGTAAGCTGCTTTCGAGGCCGCAAGCAGGCACCTGCTGTCCCCGTCCCCGCCGCTGCCGCTGCGCAGAGAACGGTGAAGCCGAAAAAGGCCACAAGCCGATGCGACGTCTTCATAAACCACAGGGGAGCCGACACGAAACGGACCGTGGCTGGGCTGCTCTACGACCGCCTGGTCCAGCTCAACCTCCGGCCTTTTCTGGACAGCCGGACCATGGAGCCGGGAGACAAGCTATACGATTGCATCAACAGCGCGATACTCGACTGCAAGGTTGGGATCGCCATCTTCTCTCCCAGGTACTGCGAGTCCTTCTTCTGCCTCCACGAGCTGGCGATGCTGGTGGAGTCCGGTAAGAAGCTGATCCCGATCTTCTGCGATGTCAAGCCCTCGGATATCCTGGTGGCGGACGTCGGGTCCCATCCGCCCGAGAAGATTGAGCTGTTCAGGAAGGCTCTTGAGGAGGCCAAGTACACGGTTGGCATCACATTCGACTCACAGAATGG GAACTGGTCGGATTTGGTATCACGCACCGCCGAGATTGTGGAGAAGAGCATAAAAGAGGCACGGGGTCACTGA
- the LOC103713937 gene encoding COP1-interacting protein 7 isoform X1, translating into MDPDAPLARALFQLTPTRTRCDLVVFSVAGGGGEKIASGLLEPFLSHLRCARDEIPKGGYSITLRPHSASPPAWFTKATLERFVRFVSTPEILERVVTIEREILQIEDSIHLGEASNLTGTDLTDQGNVTLADSNKKKPAIPSELKVESHGHDASQRENSKICLQRSLETRKVVLLKEQGMAYARACVAGFELAHVEDLVSFADAFGASRLRNACLEFKELCKKKEKDKLWMDELAAMEAISRLAVSHSYDTPVGHVAACQVEPNSTLDEASADKTNTSACSNTNKDDHMHEPIQEKLHSVNDNIFHGKPQSPIGLANHLPQYMYGFQGPVAQQMSPYQGHAFSGMQFSSPYYLGNLQNMQWPPYTEAFNHGVSKNEDRHRRSNKPPHLKERYSNGKANRSRQTTSGLQDGFSDQNSSGSGSESIDELDHDMSSGKETLETGVTKKQRPKNKNSRTVVIRNINYISSKGKDGGSYGSSDDSLVKDDFLDGDFLKDKVKNVVDSIQKHRKSSRHGNKERCQVMNSSEADHGENSSEAKACDVEKGNESWQTFQNILMKEEEFDYNEMEHRSRGIVDSNSQHSVEVGDEFFMIKDSELTEQSVHSCPRDVEIDTGTKHQTVATDSIIITERDANIADGRHMENFECDENYCRSLQKTQGVNEDLLYMQSIKPEGNVQDTQSNYMNEPFVYRNQRGEDWFVVSRSDRLTEAQLSAEHTLYEDDQAIAIHDDHKCSMETVKEKPLIDDSFMVPTRSIVNEQHISQWETDMSIISGITLVDATCHTDNTGHSKEDVRILHHCEPDDLQIVLERDPGIETAYWIPEIDYTAEITYAKVNEQNSGAETNSCTGDIVLPKCKEGKRNGDIEKKSLDKNGGIEKKLLNKGSKAKVVRGSLGNSESNVLSSNRRPPAISKAAAQKSKIEKEEENRKRIEALLLQRQKRIAQRSASKTTNSAAFKESKTESKATTGSLKHDGRISLSASQVKNRPKLHKLDITNTAKEKHMHGQNIKISEIVESTPPPPSIVNSEASYSRKKWISNGSSATTKPIKELLFGQEI; encoded by the exons ATGGATCCGGACGCTCCTCTCGCACGCGCTCTCTTCCAGCTGACCCCGACCCGGACTAG GTGCGACCTAGTGGTCTTCTCGGTCGCGGGGGGCGGCGGCGAGAAGATAGCGTCGGGGCTGCTAGAGCCATTCCTCTCCCATCTGAGATGCGCCAGAGATGAGATCCCCAAGGGCGGCTACTCCATCACCCTCCGCCCCCACTCCGCGTCGCCGCCCGCCTGGTTCACCAAGGCCACTCTCGAGAG GTTTGTTCGGTTCGTTAGCACTCCTGAGATCCTGGAGCGAGTGGTGACGATAGAAAGGGAGATCCTACAGATTGAGGATTCCATTCACTTGGGAGAG GCATCTAACCTCACGGGAACGGATCTAACGGATCAAG GCAACGTAACTCTTGCAGACAGCAACAAAAAGAAGCCAGCGATTCCTTCTGAG TTGAAAGTGGAATCTCATGGTCATGATGCTTCACAGAGAGAAAACTCCAA GATTTGCCTTCAAAGAAGTTTAGAAACTCGAAAAGTGGTTCTCTTGAAAGAGCAAGGCATGGCATATGCTAGAGCCTGTGTTGCTGGCTTCGAACTAGCTCACGTTGAGGATCTTGTGTCATTTGCTGATGCTTTTGGAGCTTCTCGTTTGAG GAACGCATGCTTGGAATTCAAAGAATTGTgtaagaaaaaggagaaagataAGCTTTGGATGGATGAATTAGCAGCAATGGAAGCAATTTCCAGACTAGCAGTGTCACATTCATATGACACGCCAGTGGGTCATGTGGCTGCTTGTCAAGTTGAGCCAAATAGCACTCTTGATGAAGCATCAGCTGATAAAACAAATACCTCTGCATGCTCAAATACAAACAAAG ATGACCACATGCATGAGCCAATTCAGGAGAAATTGCATTCTGTAAATGATAATATATTCCATGGTAAACCTCAATCTCCAATTGGTTTGGCAAATCATCTGCCTCAGTACATGTATGGTTTTCAAGGTCCTGTTGCACAGCAAATGTCTCCGTACCAAGGGCATGCTTTTTCTGGTATGCAATTCAGTTCTCCATATTATCTAGGAAATCTTCAAAATATGCAGTGGCCTCCATATACAGAAGCGTTCAATCATGGTGTCTCGAAGAATGAGGATCGTCATCGAAGGAGCAACAAGCCTCCCCACTTGAAAGAAAGATACTCAAATGGAAAAGCAAACAGAAGCAGGCAAACTACTTCGGGGCTGCAAGATGGGTTCTCTGACCAGAATTCCTCTGGTTCAGGTAGTGAATCAATTGATGAATTGGATCATGACATGTCATCCGGCAAGGAGACCCTGGAAACAGGAGTAACTAAAAAACAGAGGCCCAAAAACAAGAACTCAAGAACAGTTGTCATTCGCAATATTAATTACATTTCTTCGAAAGGAAAAGATGGTGGCAGCTATGGTTCCTCtgatgattcattagttaaagaTGATTTCTTGGATGGGGATTTCCTAAAAGACAAGGTAAAAAATGTTGTTGACTCTATACAGAAGCACCGCAAGTCCAGCCGGCATGGTAACAAGGAAAGATGTCAGGTTATGAATTCCAGCGAAGCAGATCATGGAGAGAATAGCTCAGAAGCAAAAGCTTGCGATGTTGAAAAAGGCAATGAAAGTTGGCAAACTTTTCagaatattttgatgaaagaaGAGGAGTTTGATTATAATGAAATGGAACATAGAAGCAGAGGCATAGTTGACAGTAATTCACAGCACAGTGTAGAAGTTGGGGATGAGTTCTTCATGATTAAAGACTCTGAATTGACAGAGCAATCTGTTCATAGCTGTCCACGTGATGTAGAAATTGACACTGGAACAAAACACCAGACAGTTGCAACTGACTCTATCATAATAACTGAGAGGGATGCTAATATTGCAGATGGGCGACACATGGAAAATTTTGAGTGTGATGAAAATTACTGCAGAAGCTTACAGAAAACCCAGGGTGTCAATGAGGACCTGTTATATATGCAGAGTATAAAACCAGAGGGTAACGTCCAAGATACTCAGTCTAATTATATGAATGAACCATTTGTATACAGAAATCAGAGAGGCGAAGATTGGTTTGTTGTCAGCCGATCTGATAGATTGACGGAAGCACAGTTATCTGCAGAGCACACTTTATATGAAGATGACCAGGCTATAGCAATACATGATGACCATAAGTGCAGCATGGAAACAGTTAAGGAAAAACCTCTGATTGATGACTCTTTCATGGTTCCTACGAGGTCAATCGTAAATGAGCAACATATTTCTCAGTGGGAAACAGATATGAGCATCATTTCTGGCATTACATTGGTTGATGCCACATGTCACACTGACAACACGGGTCATTCCAAAGAAGATGTTAGAATTTTACATCACTGTGAGCCTGATGATCTCCAGATAGTGTTAGAACGGGATCCAGGTATTGAAACTGCATACTGGATTCCTGAAATAGATTACACTGCAGAGATTACATATGCCAAGGTCAACGAACAGAACTCTGGTGCTGAAACAAATAGTTGTACCGGTGATATTGTGCTACCTAAATGTAAGGAGGGCAAAAGGAATGGTGATATTGAAAAAAAATCCCTAGATAAGAATGGTGGTATCGAAAAAAAACTTCTAAATAAAGGTTCAAAAGCTAAAGTTGTACGTGGATCTCTTGGAAACAGTGAATCTAATGTTTTATCAAGTAATAGGAGACCACCTGCCATAAGCAAAGCAGCAGCTCAAAAGAGTAAAATCGAGAAG GAAGAAGAAAATAGGAAAAGAATCGAGGCATTATTGCTCCAGCGTCAGAAGAGAATTGCTCAGAGAAGTGCAAGTAAAACTACCAATTCAGCAGCATTCAAAGAGAGCAAAACAGAAAGTAAAGCCACAACAGGTTCTTTAAAGCATGATGGAAGAATCTCTCTCTCTGCAAGTCAAGTAAAGAATAGGCCAAAGCTGCATAAATTAGATATCACAAATACAGCCAAGGAAAAACATATGCATGGGCAGAACATAAAAATTTCAGAGATAGTAGAGTCAACGCCGCCACCTCCAAGTATTGTGAACTCTGAGGCATCGTACTCAAGGAAGAAATGGATCAGCAATGGAAGCTCTGCGACAACAAAACCAATCAAGGAGCTACTATTTGGACAAGAAATTTAG
- the LOC103713937 gene encoding COP1-interacting protein 7 isoform X2, which translates to MDPDAPLARALFQLTPTRTRCDLVVFSVAGGGGEKIASGLLEPFLSHLRCARDEIPKGGYSITLRPHSASPPAWFTKATLERFVRFVSTPEILERVVTIEREILQIEDSIHLGEASNLTGTDLTDQGNVTLADSNKKKPAIPSERENSKICLQRSLETRKVVLLKEQGMAYARACVAGFELAHVEDLVSFADAFGASRLRNACLEFKELCKKKEKDKLWMDELAAMEAISRLAVSHSYDTPVGHVAACQVEPNSTLDEASADKTNTSACSNTNKDDHMHEPIQEKLHSVNDNIFHGKPQSPIGLANHLPQYMYGFQGPVAQQMSPYQGHAFSGMQFSSPYYLGNLQNMQWPPYTEAFNHGVSKNEDRHRRSNKPPHLKERYSNGKANRSRQTTSGLQDGFSDQNSSGSGSESIDELDHDMSSGKETLETGVTKKQRPKNKNSRTVVIRNINYISSKGKDGGSYGSSDDSLVKDDFLDGDFLKDKVKNVVDSIQKHRKSSRHGNKERCQVMNSSEADHGENSSEAKACDVEKGNESWQTFQNILMKEEEFDYNEMEHRSRGIVDSNSQHSVEVGDEFFMIKDSELTEQSVHSCPRDVEIDTGTKHQTVATDSIIITERDANIADGRHMENFECDENYCRSLQKTQGVNEDLLYMQSIKPEGNVQDTQSNYMNEPFVYRNQRGEDWFVVSRSDRLTEAQLSAEHTLYEDDQAIAIHDDHKCSMETVKEKPLIDDSFMVPTRSIVNEQHISQWETDMSIISGITLVDATCHTDNTGHSKEDVRILHHCEPDDLQIVLERDPGIETAYWIPEIDYTAEITYAKVNEQNSGAETNSCTGDIVLPKCKEGKRNGDIEKKSLDKNGGIEKKLLNKGSKAKVVRGSLGNSESNVLSSNRRPPAISKAAAQKSKIEKEEENRKRIEALLLQRQKRIAQRSASKTTNSAAFKESKTESKATTGSLKHDGRISLSASQVKNRPKLHKLDITNTAKEKHMHGQNIKISEIVESTPPPPSIVNSEASYSRKKWISNGSSATTKPIKELLFGQEI; encoded by the exons ATGGATCCGGACGCTCCTCTCGCACGCGCTCTCTTCCAGCTGACCCCGACCCGGACTAG GTGCGACCTAGTGGTCTTCTCGGTCGCGGGGGGCGGCGGCGAGAAGATAGCGTCGGGGCTGCTAGAGCCATTCCTCTCCCATCTGAGATGCGCCAGAGATGAGATCCCCAAGGGCGGCTACTCCATCACCCTCCGCCCCCACTCCGCGTCGCCGCCCGCCTGGTTCACCAAGGCCACTCTCGAGAG GTTTGTTCGGTTCGTTAGCACTCCTGAGATCCTGGAGCGAGTGGTGACGATAGAAAGGGAGATCCTACAGATTGAGGATTCCATTCACTTGGGAGAG GCATCTAACCTCACGGGAACGGATCTAACGGATCAAG GCAACGTAACTCTTGCAGACAGCAACAAAAAGAAGCCAGCGATTCCTTCTGAG AGAGAAAACTCCAA GATTTGCCTTCAAAGAAGTTTAGAAACTCGAAAAGTGGTTCTCTTGAAAGAGCAAGGCATGGCATATGCTAGAGCCTGTGTTGCTGGCTTCGAACTAGCTCACGTTGAGGATCTTGTGTCATTTGCTGATGCTTTTGGAGCTTCTCGTTTGAG GAACGCATGCTTGGAATTCAAAGAATTGTgtaagaaaaaggagaaagataAGCTTTGGATGGATGAATTAGCAGCAATGGAAGCAATTTCCAGACTAGCAGTGTCACATTCATATGACACGCCAGTGGGTCATGTGGCTGCTTGTCAAGTTGAGCCAAATAGCACTCTTGATGAAGCATCAGCTGATAAAACAAATACCTCTGCATGCTCAAATACAAACAAAG ATGACCACATGCATGAGCCAATTCAGGAGAAATTGCATTCTGTAAATGATAATATATTCCATGGTAAACCTCAATCTCCAATTGGTTTGGCAAATCATCTGCCTCAGTACATGTATGGTTTTCAAGGTCCTGTTGCACAGCAAATGTCTCCGTACCAAGGGCATGCTTTTTCTGGTATGCAATTCAGTTCTCCATATTATCTAGGAAATCTTCAAAATATGCAGTGGCCTCCATATACAGAAGCGTTCAATCATGGTGTCTCGAAGAATGAGGATCGTCATCGAAGGAGCAACAAGCCTCCCCACTTGAAAGAAAGATACTCAAATGGAAAAGCAAACAGAAGCAGGCAAACTACTTCGGGGCTGCAAGATGGGTTCTCTGACCAGAATTCCTCTGGTTCAGGTAGTGAATCAATTGATGAATTGGATCATGACATGTCATCCGGCAAGGAGACCCTGGAAACAGGAGTAACTAAAAAACAGAGGCCCAAAAACAAGAACTCAAGAACAGTTGTCATTCGCAATATTAATTACATTTCTTCGAAAGGAAAAGATGGTGGCAGCTATGGTTCCTCtgatgattcattagttaaagaTGATTTCTTGGATGGGGATTTCCTAAAAGACAAGGTAAAAAATGTTGTTGACTCTATACAGAAGCACCGCAAGTCCAGCCGGCATGGTAACAAGGAAAGATGTCAGGTTATGAATTCCAGCGAAGCAGATCATGGAGAGAATAGCTCAGAAGCAAAAGCTTGCGATGTTGAAAAAGGCAATGAAAGTTGGCAAACTTTTCagaatattttgatgaaagaaGAGGAGTTTGATTATAATGAAATGGAACATAGAAGCAGAGGCATAGTTGACAGTAATTCACAGCACAGTGTAGAAGTTGGGGATGAGTTCTTCATGATTAAAGACTCTGAATTGACAGAGCAATCTGTTCATAGCTGTCCACGTGATGTAGAAATTGACACTGGAACAAAACACCAGACAGTTGCAACTGACTCTATCATAATAACTGAGAGGGATGCTAATATTGCAGATGGGCGACACATGGAAAATTTTGAGTGTGATGAAAATTACTGCAGAAGCTTACAGAAAACCCAGGGTGTCAATGAGGACCTGTTATATATGCAGAGTATAAAACCAGAGGGTAACGTCCAAGATACTCAGTCTAATTATATGAATGAACCATTTGTATACAGAAATCAGAGAGGCGAAGATTGGTTTGTTGTCAGCCGATCTGATAGATTGACGGAAGCACAGTTATCTGCAGAGCACACTTTATATGAAGATGACCAGGCTATAGCAATACATGATGACCATAAGTGCAGCATGGAAACAGTTAAGGAAAAACCTCTGATTGATGACTCTTTCATGGTTCCTACGAGGTCAATCGTAAATGAGCAACATATTTCTCAGTGGGAAACAGATATGAGCATCATTTCTGGCATTACATTGGTTGATGCCACATGTCACACTGACAACACGGGTCATTCCAAAGAAGATGTTAGAATTTTACATCACTGTGAGCCTGATGATCTCCAGATAGTGTTAGAACGGGATCCAGGTATTGAAACTGCATACTGGATTCCTGAAATAGATTACACTGCAGAGATTACATATGCCAAGGTCAACGAACAGAACTCTGGTGCTGAAACAAATAGTTGTACCGGTGATATTGTGCTACCTAAATGTAAGGAGGGCAAAAGGAATGGTGATATTGAAAAAAAATCCCTAGATAAGAATGGTGGTATCGAAAAAAAACTTCTAAATAAAGGTTCAAAAGCTAAAGTTGTACGTGGATCTCTTGGAAACAGTGAATCTAATGTTTTATCAAGTAATAGGAGACCACCTGCCATAAGCAAAGCAGCAGCTCAAAAGAGTAAAATCGAGAAG GAAGAAGAAAATAGGAAAAGAATCGAGGCATTATTGCTCCAGCGTCAGAAGAGAATTGCTCAGAGAAGTGCAAGTAAAACTACCAATTCAGCAGCATTCAAAGAGAGCAAAACAGAAAGTAAAGCCACAACAGGTTCTTTAAAGCATGATGGAAGAATCTCTCTCTCTGCAAGTCAAGTAAAGAATAGGCCAAAGCTGCATAAATTAGATATCACAAATACAGCCAAGGAAAAACATATGCATGGGCAGAACATAAAAATTTCAGAGATAGTAGAGTCAACGCCGCCACCTCCAAGTATTGTGAACTCTGAGGCATCGTACTCAAGGAAGAAATGGATCAGCAATGGAAGCTCTGCGACAACAAAACCAATCAAGGAGCTACTATTTGGACAAGAAATTTAG
- the LOC103713970 gene encoding protein EPIDERMAL PATTERNING FACTOR 1, whose translation MRVSSAHAAAFTLLILLLPLVVVGRQIARSRRDGWHHGATAPAVVGRGGNARAGLYVEVMEKKGKADTVQVAGSSLPDCSHACGSCSPCRLVMVSFVCASLQEAETCPMAYKCMCNRKSYPVP comes from the exons ATGCGAGTTTCTTCCGCCCATGCCGCCGCTTTTACCCTCCTCATCCTATTGCTTCCACTGGTTGTTGTGGGAAGACAAATTGCCCGGAGTCGTCGAG ATGGTTGGCACCATGGAGCAACGGCTCCAGCCGTAGTTGGCCGGGGAGGCAATGCACGAGCCGGGCTGTATGTTGAGGTGAtggagaagaaggggaaggcGGATACGGTGCAGGTAGCGGGATCCAGCCTGCCTGACTGCTCGCATGCGTGTGGATCATGCTCGCCGTGCCGCCTGGTGATGGTGAGCTTCGTGTGCGCGTCCCTGCAAGAGGCGGAGACCTGCCCCATGGCCTACAAGTGCATGTGCAACCGGAAGTCCTACCCAGTTCCCTGA